In Scyliorhinus torazame isolate Kashiwa2021f chromosome 19, sScyTor2.1, whole genome shotgun sequence, a single genomic region encodes these proteins:
- the LOC140396665 gene encoding polycystin family receptor for egg jelly-like, which yields MHLVASTRQWAGTQNLGRVTPNSAITLVYNSDACPTCQFQEVIIIASQLRVQFFTLNPSRTVVTLHYLMLAWCANLHSVTWGYKINCPGGTPQAATIPSSQVASISSGSYPPGKEAECSKDFHYVFKVQYPQVGKYTCELDLINGTLATLTVSIHVQPLMLHLLSSRSSTIHRGVSLVLSCQLWAKDGFLTYQLGARPAGQLTWTSNYHLNATESNLCPCHWPRRNECIAQLLLKVGRISVPTSPAIITFHQGSVRFVNRGRQVSITPGASMSGTAFYYVNSDNQFYYSKVDTPVGSHRHFLLFRAPEVSHLFQIDYTSPNEYILTIQLYLNSKGTIYRSLEDMSVSVSLFNSGPADVGLPVNLVWFIPLQHPIMQCAWLFELTGGTAVQIFSYKQKVANAPNYIPGVQLAFNPNQYSGFLTSLTCLQGGELIFSLKASVGNYSVTSLDSVVFCDLARCRLPLPTIEQPPPPESSIRTARGSPLSLYGNSGLRCDSITSVTVSWKVYEIVDVNAQPDWNQSVSLPTNIQTSTATLLLPAFSLDYGIYLFVLNVTMSTSDPTLSSLNNSYQAVVQVTRSELVALITGGSYRTVSWEDAITLDASMSADPDSPNPHLGLNFTWYCTMQFSDYSSSNLSANSYCHPGNPHLRWDSAVPDTLVIPSHMLIFKKDFYFRLVVQKDTRSSYFDQTISVEVGFVPQVLINCIENCRKTLNPTDRLILNGSCSNCVRPSQIRYHWTLLSGSAVSEIIVDWQSDSSTGNTLSYMSVNPTSFVHLIDGWYNFELRVTVPSGAYSVNRYHFYINSPPRVGRCVVTPKEGWALQTKFTVTCTNFEDNDRPLSYKVIAKTFYLTSSIDSLKNSLLGTIVYFGFNAESPPFHLPVGSKWDQYLLIIAVQVFDTHGAYVQVNLKVKVYELPADLEQRTLVDQLSGFVEGENAPLTTLLHETDYLEANQLLYGVAAELNSNSFTGAELARVSKLRESLINISANIPVTSPKLINQISATIFEAAQKPDQVNQETQSLAVRKLRELTSVLLNYTSEAAIPSEGTEQLSCSILTAASNIMVAFSSQFPARGTEKGIPLTTNQEMVTVNVFPMLKALTDAVSHSKVPGQTDTLLQARQWEITVKKTVRRNFEASYSTDPDCTSCLYPTIGKSGGATQPVSSVLHKYEENPLPWLGGSSHIATDVSSFHMNIRDHNGRVHNLVPTRMESFMVRRDILSAQRIKLAIDPSRIDVVIGKFTVAMSSTFAQQVSLQLLVTQLDLIFTVSIYSGKGTDRLAQKHSVPECNPSQPPNKGHHVPDPYIIWIPTKFFQKNATDASGSRYITVAVETEYLRPQLVVQAGLNVSVFIASCLTFQGDSDTWGTSACTAGPLTNGKRLHCICKNLGSQTTKRDVDSKMPWFLTGSVLVLPDIIDLLEIEELVQTLPTNLVTLIAVLIIFFIYFILLWRSCKKRKRDRKRVIILPDNDPCDTACYLVTFYTGGRFDAGTTADVFITLKGTLAESEVHLLRHPDHKTFRRNSVDTFLLTTKIELGDLLLIQLWHNNVGLSPSWYLSRVKVQNVRNSHTWYFFCRKWFSTRRGVGLLHRSFPLTDPHALLRRQDVFFIETSSNIERGHLWFSVFAYDADQSFTRIQRLSCCLAMLLSSLLLSLMLFKKKEEENYLRRLLRSFVVGVESALVMVPVELLIATLFTYAQRKDASLRVKGSPELGPNQADVSHLSGNPDKKANSLRERLKDWYQPDDQASEGEGSPKAATPDDDRYNFLSYIAGLETIQTPLTKRKNNSIIPESEADQINSEENVEKQGAEKTPRPLKFKPKASLHQNRPGKHKTSGRTGKPSKEKGPNKSHHIWSRCLLLFAWCLVCLLSATSAIFIVMYGLSYGVDTSWLWLIASAISFIQSVFLLQPLKIIVFAAFFALRWRRPGDLYWSTGIQVLELSIDDLPKNYPEPDPACLQSQSQVRKPYRPLEGDELILAGKKGLIRRLAFVFCKGFLLHLVLLALLLYLLCTPDYKNAYFYNCIIREKFSNNLKQINTVQEFYTWMALRFLPLIHENSKPAFLTDTSSIILGLPRMRQLRSELAAVDCSSISNALSNVLSKLRCRPLFDIHKTETRNYSGSWQKPIGSVPVSHPLNYTGWVYEDIDSPWLYHSRGLYNVYPQGGYSLYFSPIDLQSSRLRLLALQNESWIDRSTWAIIIETTIYNANVDIFSTISLILETAPLGVINKKLVMKPFTLRLFNRGETNWIFLSVLVLIMFILFVMNECHKVKQKGYRYFQRPRNIVSLVMTMLLLVTIVLYIAKFILSREILEFYKKHPNTFTAFHAMAALDQLIRFNVTFLIFVAILRLLKYTRILYDVRLAQRAISDSLPAICSLALIMTVYCLIFISFGYLLFGQFDNNFNSMIHATQTIVSYHIGDFKDTEFPYNKIIGGFYLASFLFIMQCILINLLESVVILSYGDMRQVVHEKPSKEAEVANFIVQECRRTWYALWRKPLPNNEKRFLTAVLYGRASEYTYGLKQKKMKGGKVNYLII from the coding sequence ATGCATCTGGTAGCCAGCACCCGACAGTGGGCAGGGACACAGAACCTGGGCAGAGTTACCCCCAATTCAGCCATCACTCTGGTGTACAACTCTGACGCCTGCCCCACCTGCCAGTTCCAGGAGGTGATCATCATTGCCAGCCAGCTCAGGGTGCAGTTCTTCACTCTCAACCCCAGCCGGACCGTGGTCACGTTGCATTACCTGATGTTGGCCTGGTGTGCCAATCTGCACAGTGTAACCTGGGGCTACAAGATTAACTGCCCTGGTGGCACACCCCAGGCTGCCACCATCCCCAGCAGCCAGGTGGCCAGTATCAGCAGTGGAAGCTACCCACCGGGCAAGGAGGCGGAATGCTCCAAAGATTTCCATTACGTCTTCAAGGTGCAGTATCCTCAGGTTGGCAAGTATACCTGTGAGCTGGATCTGATCAATGGCACCCTCGCCACTCTCACAGTCTCCATCCACGTGCAGCCGTTAATGTTGCACCTCCTCAGCAGCAGATCGTCCACCATTCACCGCGGGGTGAGTCTGGTCCTCTCCTGCCAACTGTGGGCCAAGGATGGTTTCCTCACCTATCAGCTGGGTGCCAGGCCCGCGGGCCAGCTCACCTGGACCTCCAACTATCACCTCAACGCCACCGAGAGTAACCTCTGTCCCTGCCACTGGCCTCGGAGGAACGAGTGCATCGCACAGTTGCTGCTGAAGGTGGGTCGGATTTCTGTCCCCACCTCCCCGGCCATCATCACCTTTCACCAGGGGTCTGTACGCTTCGTGAATCGCGGCCGGCAGGTCTCTATAACGCCCGGTGCCAGTATGTCAGGGACAGCCTTCTATTATGTCAACTCGGACAACCAGTTCTACTATTCAAAGGTAGACACCCCGGTTGGCAGCCATCGGCACTTCCTTCTGTTTCGGGCTCCTGAAGTGAGCCACCTTTTCCAAATAGATTACACCAGCCCGAATGAGTATATCCTCACCATCCAACTCTACCTGAATAGTAAAGGAACCATTTACAGATCCTTAGAGGACATGAGTGTCAGCGTCTCCCTGTTTAACAGTGGTCCGGCTGATGTTGGTCTGCCGGTGAATTTGGTTTGGTTTATTCCCCTGCAGCACCCTATCATGCAGTGTGCCTGGCTCTTTGAGCTGACGGGGGGCACCGCAGTCCAGATTTTCAGCTACAAACAGAAGGTTGCCAATGCACCCAACTACATTCCGGGGGTCCAACTGGCTTTCAACCCCAACCAATATTCCGGCTTCCTGACCAGTTTGACTTGCTTACAGGGTGGTGAGCTGATCTTCAGCCTCAAGGCCAGTGTGGGGAATTACAGCGTCACTTCTTTGGACtcggttgtgttctgtgacctggcTCGCTGCCGACTGCCTCTGCCCACCATAGAGCAGCCACCGCCCCCAGAGAGCAGCATCCGCACGGCCAGGGGGTCCCCTCTCAGTCTATACGGGAATTCAGGACTCCGCTGCGACAGTATTACCTCAGTCACTGTATCCTGGAAGGTTTATGAAATTGTCGATGTAAATGCACAACCGGACTGGAACCAGAGTGTGTCCCTCCCGACTAACATTCAGACCAGCACAGCTACCCTGCTCCTCCCTGCCTTTAGCCTGGACTATGGCATCTACCTCTTTGTCCTCAATGTGACCATGTCCACATCAGAccccactctgtccagtctcaataATTCATACCAAGCCGTGGTCCAGGTGACCAGGAGTGAGCTGGTGGCGCTGATCACCGGGGGCTCTTATAGGACCGTCAGTTGGGAGGACGCCATCACACTGGATGCTTCAATGAGCGCCGACCCTGACTCGCCCAATCCGCACCTTGGACTCAACTTCACTTGGTACTGCACCATGCAATTCTCCGACTACAGCAGCAGCAACTTGTCGGCAAACAGTTACTGTCACCCTGGAAACCCCCACCTGAGGTGGGACTCGGCTGTACCTGACACCTTGGTCATCCCCTCACACATGCTGATTTTCAAAAAAGACTTTTACTTCCGCCTGGTGGTCCAGAAAGACACAAGAAGCAGTTACTTTGACCAAACCATCTCGGTGGAGGTTGGGTTTGTGCCGCAGGTGTTAATAAATTGCATTGAGAACTGCCGGAAAACCCTTAATCCAACAGATCGCCTCATCCTGAACGGCAGTTGCTCAAATTGTGTGAGGCCCAGTCAGATCAGGTACCATTGGACCCTGCTTTCCGGGAGTGCTGTTTCTGAAATCATTGTTGACTGGCAATCTGATAGTTCCACAGGGAACACTTTGTCTTACATGTCGGTCAACCCCACATCCTTTGTACACCTAATCGATGGCTGGTACAATTTTGAACTGAGAGTAACTGTTCCGAGTGGTGCTTACAGCGTCAACAGGTATCACTTCTACATCAACTCCCCTCCGAGGGTGGGCCGCTGTGTTGTAACTCCCAAAGAAGGCTGGGCTCTTCAGACCAAATTCACAGTGACATGTACGAATTTCGAGGACAATGATCGCCCCCTCAGTTATAAAGTGATTGCAAAAACCTTCTACCTAACGAGTAGCATTGACAGTCTGAAGAACAGCCTTCTGGGGACCATTGTATATTTTGGATTCAATGCCGAGTCTCCACCCTTTCACTTACCGGTGGGTAGCAAGTGGGACCAATACCTCCTGATCATTGCAGTCCAAGTGTTTGACACCCATGGTGCCTATGTGCAGGTGAACCTGAAGGTGAAAGTGTACGAGCTCCCAGCCGACCTGGAGCAGAGGACTCTGGTGGATCAGCTGTCAGGCTTTGTCGAAGGAGAGAATGCGCCTTTGACAACCCTGCTGCATGAGACCGACTACCTGGAAGCAAACCAGCTGCTGTACGGGGTCGCTGCCGAGCTGAACAGTAATTCTTTCACTGGTGCAGAATTAGCCAGGGTCAGCAAGCTCCGAGAATCTCTTATCAACATCTCTGCCAACATTCCAGTCACATCCCCCAAACTAATCAATCAAATCTCAGCCACAATCTTTGAAGCAGCGCAGAAACCGGACCAAGTCAACCAGGAGACCCAGAGTCTGGCTGTCAGAAAGCTCCGGGAACTTACCTCTGTTCTGCTCAACTACACGAGTGAGGCTGCGATCCCCTCTGAGGGCACCGAGCAGTTATCGTGCAGCATCCTGACCGCAGCCTCCAATATAATGGTGGCCTTTTCCTCCCAGTTCCCAGCCCGGGGCACGGAGAAAGGAATCCCACTCACCACAAACCAGGAGATGGTGACAGTCAACGTCTTCCCCATGTTGAAAGCTTTGACAGACGCGGTGTCTCATAGTAAAGTCCCAGGGCAAACGGATACCTTGCTGCAGGCCAGGCAGTGGGAAATAACTGTGAAAAAAACAGTCAGACGCAACTTCGAGGCCTCCTATTCCACTGACCCAGATTGCACCAGCTGTCTTTACCCAACAATTGGCAAGTCTGGCGGAGCCACCCAGCCTGTATCCTCCGTATTGCACAAATATGAAGAGAATCCTTTGCCCTGGCTTGGGGGCTCATCTCACATAGCTACAGATGTCAGCAGCTTCCACATGAACATCCGTGATCACAATGGAAGGGTCCACAACCTGGTCCCTACGCGAATGGAGTCATTTATGGTCAGGAGGGACATTTTGTCCGCCCAACGCATCAAATTGGCCATCGACCCCAGTAGAATTGATGTGGTCATAGGCAAGTTCACGGTGGCAATGAGCTCCACCTTCGCTCAACAGGTCTCACTGCAGCTGCTGGTGACCCAGCTGGACCTCATCTTCACAGTTAGCATCTACTCGGGGAAGGGGACTGATAGGCTAGCCCAGAAACATTCAGTTCCAGAGTGCAATCCGAGCCAACCTCCAAACAAAGGACACCATGTTCCCGACCCTTACATCATTTGGATTCCAACCAAATTCTTTCAGAAGAATGCAACCGACGCCAGCGGCAGCAGATACATCACTGTCGCTGTTGAGACGGAGTACCTGAGGCCTCAGCTGGTCGTTCAGGCTGGGCTCAATGTATCTGTATTTATTGCCAGCTGTCTGACTTTCCAAGGGGATTCGGACACTTGGGGCACTTCAGCCTGCACAGCAGGTCCTCTGACAAACGGCAAGAGGTTACACTGTATCTGCAAGAATTTGGGTAGTCAGACCACCAAGAGGGATGTGGACAGCAAGATGCCCTGGTTCCTGACTGGCagtgttctggtcttgcccgatATCATTGACCTGTTGGAAATTGAAGAACTGGTACAGACCTTGCCCACAAACCTGGTGACTCTGATCGCCGTTCTGATCATATTTTTCATCTACTTCATTCTGCTCTGGAGGTCGTGTAAAAAGCGAAAAAGGGACAGGAAAAGGGTCATCATTCTCCCTGACAATGACCCCTGCGATACTGCTTGCTACCTGGTGACCTTTTACACAGGGGGCCGCTTTGATGCTGGGACAACTGCAGATGTGTTCATAACATTGAAGGGAACCTTGGCGGAGAGTGAAGTTCACCTTCTCCGTCATCCCGACCACAAGACCTTCAGAAGGAACAGTGTTGACACCTTCCTACTCACCACCAAAATTGAACTCGGGGACCTGCTGCTCATCCAGCTGTGGCACAATAATGTGGGGCTCTCGCCCTCCTGGTACCTCAGCAGGGTGAAGGTGCAAAATGTGCGAAACTCGCACACCTGGTATTTCTTCTGCCGGAAGTGGTTCAGTACCAGGAGAGGAGTTGGCCTCTTACACAGGAGCTTCCCCCTCACTGACCCACATGCCCTGCTCAGGAGGCAGGATGTCTTCTTCATTGAAACGTCCAGCAACATCGAGAGAGGACACTTGTGGTTCTCTGTCTTTGCCTATGATGCTGACCAATCCTTCACCCGGATTCAGAGACTGTCCTGCTGTTTGGCTATGCTGTTGTCTAGTCTGCTGCTCAGTCTTATGCTGTTCAAAAAAAAGGAAGAGGAAAACTATTTACGGAGACTGCTGAGGTCTTTTGTGGTTGGCGTTGAAAGCGCGTTGGTGATGGTGCCAGTGGAGTTGTTGATTGCCACCCTGTTTACATATGCACAGAGGAAAGACGCCTCTTTAAGAGTAAAAGGAAGCCCAGAGCTTGGACCAAACCAAGCAGATGTCAGCCATTTATCTGGGAATCCTGACAAGAAGGCAAATAGCTTGAGGGAGAGGTTGAAGGACTGGTACCAGCCGGATGATCAGGCCAGTGAGGGggaaggaagtcccaaggcagccaCACCAGATGACGACCGTTACAACTTTCTGTCCTATATAGCGGGGTTGGAGACCATCCAGACTCCCTTGACAAAAAGGAAAAATAACTCTATAATCCCAGAGTCGGAGGCGGATCAAATTAACAGCGAGGAGAACGTGGAGAAGCAGGGCGCGGAGAAGACGCCGCGGCCGTTAAAGTTCAAACCGAAAGCGTCGCTTCATCAAAATAGACCTGGGAAACACAAGACATCAGGAAGAACTGGCAAACCCTCCAAAGAAAAAGGTCCGAACAAGTCACACCATATTTGGTCTCGCTGTCTATTGTTGTTTGCTTGGTGCCTTGTCTGTCTGTTATCAGCCACTTCAGCAATCTTCATAGTGATGTATGGACTTTCTTATGGTGTCGACACCTCCTGGCTGTGGCTTATAGCCTCAGCCATTTCTTTCATCCAGAGTGTCTTCCTGTTACAGCCTCTGAAGATCATAGTCTTCGCTGCCTTCTTTGCCTTAAGATGGAGACGTCCTGGGGATTTGTACTGGTCCACAGGGATTCAGGTGTTGGAGCTTAGTATAGATGACCTTCCAAAGAATTACCCTGAGCCTGATCCTGCCTGTCTCCAGTCGCAGTCCCAGGTTAGGAAGCCATACAGGCCACTGGAGGGTGATGAACTAATATTGGCCGGGAAGAAAGGATTAATCAGACGTCTGGCGTTTGTGTTTTGCAAGGGATTCCTGTTACACCTGGTTTTGCTTGCGCTCTTACTGTACTTGCTATGCACCCCAGACTACAAGAATGCTTATTTTTACAACTGCATCATTCGGGAAAAGTTCTCCAACAACCTGAAGCAGATTAACACTGTCCAGGAGTTCTATACGTGGATGGCCCTCCGTTTCCTCCCCCTGATTCATGAAAACTCAAAACCGGCTTTTCTGACCGACACCAGCTCCATAATCCTGGGCCTGCCAAGGATGCGCCAGTTAAGATCGGAATTAGCAGCGGTAGATTGTTCTTCGATCTCCAACGCCCTGTCAAACGTTCTGAGCAAGCTGCGCTGCCGACCCTTGTTTGATATTCACAAGACGGAGACCAGGAACTACAGTGGCTCCTGGCAGAAGCCTATTGGAAGTGTCCCGGTGAGTCACCCCTTAAATTACACCGGATGGGTGTATGAGGATATAGATTCCCCTTGGTTATACCACTCACGGGGGTTATATAATGTGTACCCACAGGGAGGCTACTCCCTATATTTCTCCCCCATAGACTTGCAGAGTTCAAGATTGAGACTTCTGGCCCTCCAGAATGAAAGCTGGATTGACAGGAGCACTTGGGCTATCATCATTGAAACCACCATTTACAATGCAAATGTTGACATATTCAGTACCATCTCCCTGATTTTGGAGACAGCCCCACTTGGTGTGATCAACAAGAAGTTGGTGATGAAACCCTTCACCCTCAGGCTCTTCAATAGGGGTGAAACAAACTGGATCTTCCTCAGTGTCCTCGTCCTTATTATGTTCATCCTGTTTGTCATGAACGAGTGTCATAAAGTAAAGCAGAAAGGTTACAGGTACTTCCAGAGGCCCAGGAACATTGTCAGTTTGGTGATGACGATGCTGCTGCTGGTGACCATCGTCCTTTACATCGCCAAGTTTATCTTATCACGGGAAATTCTGGAGTTCTACAAGAAACACCCAAACACCTTCACTGCTTTTCATGCCATGGCTGCCTTGGATCAACTAATCAGGTTCAATGTTACATTCCTCATTTTTGTGGCCATATTGAGGCTTCTCAAGTACACTCGCATCCTGTACGATGTGCGTTTAGCTCAGAGGGCCATTTCTGACAGCCTCCCTGCTATCTGCTCTCTAGCTCTGATAATGACAGTGTACTGCCTTATTTTCATATCTTTCGGCTACCTGCTGTTTGGTCAATTTGACAATAATTTCAATTCCATGATCCATGCAACCCAGACTATTGTGTCCTATCACATAGGAGACTTTAAAGACACAGAGTTCCCCTACAACAAGATTATTGGTGGTTTCTACCTGGCATCCTTTCTCTTCATTATGCAATGTATTCTGATAAACCTCTTAGAATCGGTGGTCATTCTGTCTTATGGAGACATGAGACAGGTCGTCCATGAGAAGCCATCGAAGGAGGCAGAGGTGGCCAACTTCATAGTGCAGGAATGCAGGCGAACCTGGTATGCATTGTGGAGAAAACCACTTCCAAACAATGAGAAAAGGTTTCTGACAGCTGTGCTTTATGGACGAGCGTCTGAATACACCTATGGGTTAAAGCAAAAGAAAATGAAAGGGGGAAAGGTGAACTACTTGATTATCTGA